One genomic region from Kamptonema formosum PCC 6407 encodes:
- a CDS encoding chlorophyll a/b binding light-harvesting protein yields MSNMVAKSFPGEGKSFPWWAGNARLTNLSGRLLGAHVAHAGLIVLWAGAYTLFELSRFNPEQPMYEQGLILLPNLARLGFGVGAGGQIVDTYSYFAIGVIHLISSAFLGFGGIFHSLKGPETLEERTPFFGYRWEDADKMTTILGIHLTLLGLGAALLVAKAMYFSGLYDTTIQNVRVISNPTLNPATIFGYLFGVNGKNWIAGVDNLEDVVGGHIWVSILCIGGGFWHISTQPFPWAKRLFVWSGEAYLSYSLGALALMGFIATYFVSVNTLVYPEEFFGPALNIGFEQFPYFHRGEMLTSRVWLANAHFWLAFFLLQGHIWHALRAAGFDFRQGKVVEATREDIQPESRQVAMNPAS; encoded by the coding sequence ATGAGCAACATGGTCGCAAAATCCTTTCCAGGCGAAGGAAAATCCTTTCCCTGGTGGGCGGGGAATGCCCGCTTAACAAACCTTTCCGGCCGACTGCTGGGAGCCCACGTTGCCCATGCAGGCCTAATCGTCCTATGGGCGGGAGCCTACACCCTATTTGAACTCTCCCGCTTCAACCCAGAGCAACCCATGTACGAACAAGGCCTAATCCTGCTGCCGAATCTAGCACGGCTGGGCTTTGGCGTTGGAGCCGGGGGTCAAATTGTCGATACCTACTCCTACTTCGCGATCGGAGTCATACACCTGATTAGCTCAGCATTTCTCGGCTTCGGCGGCATCTTTCACTCCCTCAAAGGGCCCGAAACCCTAGAAGAAAGAACCCCCTTCTTCGGGTATCGCTGGGAAGATGCAGACAAAATGACCACCATCCTTGGCATTCACCTAACTTTATTGGGTCTAGGTGCTGCCTTGTTGGTGGCCAAAGCCATGTATTTTAGTGGGCTTTATGATACCACAATCCAGAACGTGCGGGTGATTTCCAATCCCACCCTCAACCCCGCCACCATTTTCGGCTACCTCTTCGGAGTCAACGGCAAAAACTGGATTGCTGGAGTTGACAACCTCGAAGATGTTGTCGGCGGTCACATTTGGGTCAGCATCCTCTGCATTGGCGGCGGTTTCTGGCACATCAGCACTCAACCCTTCCCTTGGGCAAAACGGCTGTTTGTCTGGTCAGGGGAAGCTTACCTTTCCTACAGCCTGGGAGCCTTAGCCTTAATGGGGTTTATCGCTACCTATTTTGTCTCAGTTAACACCCTGGTTTACCCAGAAGAATTTTTTGGCCCGGCTTTAAATATCGGTTTTGAGCAATTCCCTTACTTCCATCGCGGCGAAATGCTCACTTCTCGCGTTTGGCTAGCAAACGCCCACTTCTGGCTGGCCTTCTTCCTGTTACAAGGGCATATTTGGCACGCCTTGCGAGCCGCAGGATTTGACTTCCGCCAAGGCAAAGTTGTCGAGGCCACCCGCGAAGATATTCAGCCAGAAAGCCGCCAAGTCGCGATGAATCCAGCCAGTTAA